GGTCCATTCCGGGAGGAGCGTGATCGGGGCAATTTCGTTCACGCCACTGACATCCGGCCCGACAAGAACCGGCACAATACGCTCCTCAAACAGCGTGTGCAGCGCATCCGGTACCTCGATGAGCGTCGCAGAATCGGCCGTTTTGCGGTACGGCGGGCCGACGTGGATCGTCGTGATCGGGACGCGACCGGCATGCTGGGCAAGCCGGGATAGTTCCGCCGTGATCGTGTCGGCAGATCCCTGCAGGTGGTGCGGCAGATGATAGAGCATACAGTTCTCTCACGCGAATGATCCGGTCGATGCCAACGTGGCACCGCCAGCCCGGGTCCGGGTATCTCTGCCTAGCATACCGAAGGCACTGGCGCTGTTGTCGCTAGCTAACTGCCAATATTGAGGCGTGTATGCCTATGTCCAGGCTAGGACCATCGGCTTATGCGGTGCGCCACCATGCCGCATCACGAGCCGATGCGGGCGTGATCAGGGTCATCGGTGAGGGTTGCTGAAGCTGCCTGTGAAGGGCGTGCAAGCTACGGGCTGGTCTGGGCGGTGATCTCGGTAGCCGAGATCACCTGCGCACACCGAGCCAGTTGATCCGTGCCAGAGAGCGGGTCAGCGCTCGATCACACCGATCGAGCGCTGGATACGCCCGTGGAGGTGACAGCATGCAGTATTGTTGGTTGCTCCACCTCCTTTCAGGAACGAGTCACCGGCGCATCCCGTGTGCGCTGCGTCGCCTGGTGCCGCTTACTCCGCGCTGGATCTACAGGCGAATGACGTTTGGCGGTAGGCGGTCGCTCCGGCACTATCGGTGACGGTCAGCCGGATCGAGTAGGTAATCCCGACTGTGCATGTGTTACTCGTGTCTGGGCCGGAGGTGGTCCAGGAGTGCTCGGTGCCGGAGAGCGTCGACTGCTCAGTCCAGCGGTAGGACACGTAGGTGCCGGTGCCACCGGAGACCGATCCATGACACTCATACGTTCCACTGTTATACGGGTTGGAAAAGCCATTATTCCAACACCTCACGGCGGTGACACTCAATGGAGAGGGCGTGGCCGTCGGCGTGGGAGTCTGGGTCGGCGTGGGAGTTGGGGTCCGGGTCGGCGTGGGAGTTGGGGTCCGGGTCGGGGTCGGCGTCGGGAGGGGCGGCAAGTTCACATACAGGAGGCGGTTGGGGGTGGTCCCGACATTCCCCTGAATGACATTCGGTGTCGCATTCGAGATGAGCCACGAATTAACGGATGCTTGGGCCTGATCGCCGTAGCGGGCTTTATAGAGGACCGCCACGCCCGCGACAAAAGCGGTCGCCTGTGAGGTGCCGCTCAGCGTGTTGGTCGTGCTGCCGATCCAGGCGGAGGTGATACCCGATCCAGGCGCGTAACTATCCACACACGCGCCATAGTTCGAGAAGGATGCGCGATAATCCGTGCGGGTACTGGCGGCAACCGTGAACGCGGCGGCGACGTTGGCCGGTGGGAGGGTACAGCCATCGACATTGCCGTTGCCCGCCGACACGGCCACGAAGATGCCCGCGCTGATCAGATTCTCGATGGCGAGTTGAAGCGTCCCACTGTTGCCGCTGTCGAGATTGACCGGGCTGAAGGCGATCGTCGCGACGGCGGGCTTGACCGCATTCGCCGCGACCCAATCGATCCCGCGAATGGCATTTGAGACGGTCCCCAGCGCATCACAGTCCAGCACCCGCACACCGCGTAGATTGACCTGCTTGGCAACGCCATAGGTCGTGCCGCCGACGATGCCCGCCAGATGCGTGCCGTGCCCGTGGCAGTCCGTGCCGCTCCCACCCAAGGCATCGTAGGCGTTCTGGGCGCGGGTGCCGAAGTTCGGATGGTTCGCCTGGAGGCCGCTGTCGATCAGGTAGGCGGTGACGCCCGCGCCCGTCAGCCCGTAGGTGTAGCTGCCCGAGAGCGGCAGCGCCCGCTGGTCGATCCGGTCGAGGCCCCACAACCCGCTCGCCGGATCAACCGCTTGTGTCGCGGTGGCTGCGATGAGTTGGTCCGCCTCGATCAGCGTCACGTCGGGATGGCGCTGGAGCGCCATCCGCTGGGCGGCGGTGAGCGTGGCGACAAAGCCATTCAGCACGCGCCGATAGACGTGGTGCGGCGTCACGCCGGCTGCCGTTGCCACGGCGCGGGCATCGCGCCCCGCCTGCACCACGATAATGTAGTGGTCGCGAACATCTTGGCTCGATGGCGATGAGTTGGTGCTAGAGCCAGTCGTCGTTCCGGGCGTCCCGGTCGCGGGGATACTCGGTGCAAGCAACGTCCCAACAATCGCCACCAGGGTCATGATTCGTGTCAGCATGATAGTACTACCGATCCCTTTCCGCAGGCGCCGCCCCCTGGGAGCGGTAGCTCCTGCATCGCTTCAACCTTCCCGCGTCTGCACCCCGCGCACGACGGCGCGTGGCGCGCAGCGCGGCATTAGATCACGACCGTCGAGCCGTCGAACTTGGTCAGCGAGAAGCCGGAGAACGGCTCGGTATAGAGCGTTTTCAGGTCCTGCATCAGGCGGATCGCCACCTGCTCGCCCAGCCACAGCCCCTCCCGCGCGTCCGAGCGGTAATGCACGCCCCCGAAGTTCCGCCCCAGCGCGATGTTCCACGCCAGCTTGTTCAGCTCGTTCCCCACCGTCAGCGTCACGCCCGTCACCGGCACGAGCGACAGCCCATCCCGGCTCGCGATCACCGGATTCGGGATCACGAAATCTTCCTTGAGATAGGCTTTCAGCATCGTGATCTCGGCCCCGATGAACACCGCATGGCCCGACGGATACGACGGGTGGACCGGCGCGGCTTCGGGGAACGCTTGCGGCAGCAGGTAGGTACCGTAGCGGCTGACGGTCCAGTTGACCGCCTCCGAGAACAGGATCTCCGGGTCGATCGGGTAGTTGGTCACGCCGGTCTTATTATTATGAATCCGCCCGCCGAACTCCTCGGGGCGCAGCCGCCGGTGGACCAGCCACTTCTGGTACCAGGCATGATCCAGCGCGTACTGCGCCGCCTTGGCGATCCGCACCTGCAGATCCGCGTTGCCAAAGGTCGCAAAGCCCGACTGTTTGCGATAGCCCAGGTACGGATTGCGGCTGTCGTAGGCGCGCGGGCTGTACTTCGGATCATTGTCAAAGGCCAGGCCCGTCAGCGCGTTGACCACGATATTCGCCGCGTTGAGCGCGGCCTGGAACGGGTAATCGTAGTGGACATATTCGGCCAGATCCCGCCCGTTGCGGATATAGCGCCGGGTGCTGTCGTAGCTGGTCGATCGCGTCGGCAGATTCCCGTTCTGGATGCTGAGCCACTCGGCATAGCTGGTCAGAAAATCGTTGGTCGTGCCCGGGAGCGGCACCAGATTGCGCTGGACGGTCGTCTGCACGCCTTCCGGCACCTCGCGATACAAGAATTGCGAGACATACGGCCCCACCTGCGAGTCCGGCGACGTGCCGCGGAAGATGGTGGTGCGCGTGACGGGTGACGGGCCGCGAAAGGCGCTGAACTGATTGAGATCTGTGACGGCGGCGCCAATCGTGCTGTCGGTTGCGTAATCGTCGAAGTACACATCGCGGGCGAGCGCCATCCAGTACAACTCGCCCATCTCGCTGGCGGCTTCGGCGCTGGCAAACTGGGGCGCGGGCGGAATATCCAGGGCGTGCGAGTCCGCGCCTTCGAGCGTGTAGTGGTAGGACGCCTGCGGATTGACCAGCGGGCGGCTGCCGCCGAGCGTGATCGCCTCGAAATCGGCGGCATTGCCGGTCCGCAGCGCGGTAATTAACTGGTTGTACGATGTGAGATTGACTTCGCCGAGCGTGTTGTGCGGCAGGGCTTTAGTCGAGCTGGCGATTTTGTTCGCATAGCGGGCCTCGTCGCCGTTATCGGGGTGCGTGCCGAGCGGCTGGCTGCGCTGAAAATCGGCGGCGGCGACGCGGATCTGGCGGGCGCGGTCGGCACGGGCGGCACCGAGGAGCGGGCCGATCTCGGCGGCGACGGCGCTGCTGGCGGTCTGCGGCAGGACGTTGAGGGTAAATCCGGCAGCGGTCGCCGAGATCACGGCGGTCAGCGAGCTAACCCGACCAAGAAAGAGGCGGCGACTGATCGCCGGGTGCGAAGCGTGGTGAGGAACGCTCTCCGATGGGACTGATTCACGATCCGGCGACGACGCCTGAGGCGATGGGGATGCCGCTGGAGCGGCAGCGGTGGGGTCATCTTGAGCGGGCGCGTGCATAGCTGTCTCCCCCTCGATTGATTGATCACCGAACACGAGACGGATGAGCCGATGGTATGCCGAATGCGGTCGCTTGACTCCTTTCTCGCGCTGCCGGACGCATCGCACGTCCTCCGGCGGCGCGGAGCATCGCCGTCCATCCACGACCAACGGGGCTGGATACTCGGTGCATCGTTGGGACGGACAGGACATCCCCGTGGACGTGACGGTAGACCCCCTGCCCGGTGTAGCACCTCCTTGCGGGAACGAGTCGCGAGCGCAGTTCCGCTAGCAGTAGTACACCAGATTTCTGCCACCTTGTGCGAACGGTTTCCGATCCAAAAGCGATAGCGTTACGATAGAGTTAAGGGACATCGGGCCAGGTTCGGCGATCGCGCTGCGACTCCCGCTGCGGACGGAAGCCGTGTATAATCACCCTGATCCCCCCACCCTGCCCCGGATGTCGGCACCGGATGCAGGTGTCGCTCCTACCTTGGGGAGAACAAGCTATGCCAGAGGATGGTGAGCATGAGCTATCGCTCGGGGCGTGGATTCGCCGTCGGCGCAAAGCCCTCGACCTGACCCAGGCCGCCTTAGCGCACTGCGTGGGCTGCGCCGAAATCACGATCCGCAAACAGGAAGCAGACCTCCAGCGGCCCTCGCGCGGGCTGGCGGAACGGCTGGCGACCTGCCTGGGGCTGGCCCCCGACGAGCGGGCGGTGTTTCTCCTGGTCGCCCGTGGGGAGCGCAGCCCCGATCGCTTACCGCCGATCCTCGCTCCTGGCGTTCCCGGTCCGCAGGCTCCCACGCAGCTACCGATCGCACCGCTGCCGTTGGACACGGTGCCGCCACCTGCGCCGTTGCCACCCGGCTCGCGGATGCCGCTCAGCCGCAATCCGCTGTTCGTGGGACGGGATGCCGATCTCCGCCAGTTAGCCCGTGCTATGACGGTGAGTGGGACGGCGGCGATTGGACAGGTGGAGATCGCGGCGGCGACCGGCCTCGGTGGGATCGGGAAGACGCAACTGGCGTGTGAGTTCGTCCATCGGTATGGGCCGTTCTTTCCCGGCGGCGTGTTCTGGCTCAGTTTTGCCGATCCCGCGGCGGTGCCTGCGGAAATCGCGGCCTGTGGCGGCAGCGCCGGCATGGATCTCCGTCCTGAGTTTGATGGACTGCCCCTCGCGACGCAGGTGAACCTCGTGCGGGCGGCGTGGGAGCGCGCGCTCCCCCGGCTGCTGGTCTTCGATAATTGCGAGGACGAGGCGCTCCTGGGCGCGTGGCGCCCGACGCATGGCGGCTGCCGCATCCTCGTCACCAGTCGCCGTCATCATTGGGACGCGGCGCTGGGCGTGCAGGCACTACCCCTGGACGTGCTGCCCCGCCAGGAGAGCATCACCCTGCTCCGGCAGTTCCGCGTCGATCTGCCAGCGGATGATGCCGACGTGGCGGCGATCGCTGAGACACTGGGCGATCTGCCGCTGGCGCTCCATCTCGCGGGGAGCTTTCTGGCGCGCTACCATCATGCGCTCACCCCGGCCCAGTATCTTGAACGCCTGCACATTCCGACGATCCTCGACGATCGCTCCTTGCAGGCGGCGGGGCTGTCGCCCACCCAGCATGTGCAGCATGTGGCCCGCACCTTCGAGCAGAGCT
This genomic interval from Herpetosiphonaceae bacterium contains the following:
- a CDS encoding S8 family serine peptidase, which translates into the protein MLTRIMTLVAIVGTLLAPSIPATGTPGTTTGSSTNSSPSSQDVRDHYIIVVQAGRDARAVATAAGVTPHHVYRRVLNGFVATLTAAQRMALQRHPDVTLIEADQLIAATATQAVDPASGLWGLDRIDQRALPLSGSYTYGLTGAGVTAYLIDSGLQANHPNFGTRAQNAYDALGGSGTDCHGHGTHLAGIVGGTTYGVAKQVNLRGVRVLDCDALGTVSNAIRGIDWVAANAVKPAVATIAFSPVNLDSGNSGTLQLAIENLISAGIFVAVSAGNGNVDGCTLPPANVAAAFTVAASTRTDYRASFSNYGACVDSYAPGSGITSAWIGSTTNTLSGTSQATAFVAGVAVLYKARYGDQAQASVNSWLISNATPNVIQGNVGTTPNRLLYVNLPPLPTPTPTRTPTPTPTRTPTPTPTQTPTPTATPSPLSVTAVRCWNNGFSNPYNSGTYECHGSVSGGTGTYVSYRWTEQSTLSGTEHSWTTSGPDTSNTCTVGITYSIRLTVTDSAGATAYRQTSFACRSSAE
- a CDS encoding vanadium-dependent haloperoxidase; translated protein: MISATAAGFTLNVLPQTASSAVAAEIGPLLGAARADRARQIRVAAADFQRSQPLGTHPDNGDEARYANKIASSTKALPHNTLGEVNLTSYNQLITALRTGNAADFEAITLGGSRPLVNPQASYHYTLEGADSHALDIPPAPQFASAEAASEMGELYWMALARDVYFDDYATDSTIGAAVTDLNQFSAFRGPSPVTRTTIFRGTSPDSQVGPYVSQFLYREVPEGVQTTVQRNLVPLPGTTNDFLTSYAEWLSIQNGNLPTRSTSYDSTRRYIRNGRDLAEYVHYDYPFQAALNAANIVVNALTGLAFDNDPKYSPRAYDSRNPYLGYRKQSGFATFGNADLQVRIAKAAQYALDHAWYQKWLVHRRLRPEEFGGRIHNNKTGVTNYPIDPEILFSEAVNWTVSRYGTYLLPQAFPEAAPVHPSYPSGHAVFIGAEITMLKAYLKEDFVIPNPVIASRDGLSLVPVTGVTLTVGNELNKLAWNIALGRNFGGVHYRSDAREGLWLGEQVAIRLMQDLKTLYTEPFSGFSLTKFDGSTVVI